Genomic DNA from Acipenser ruthenus chromosome 4, fAciRut3.2 maternal haplotype, whole genome shotgun sequence:
CACTCTGCACTACCTGGAGAACATGCTCTGCACTCGCCCTGCCCTCTGCCTGCTGCTAATGGACAGTATCTCCGCGTTCTACTGGATCGACAGGAACAGTGGCGGAGAGAGCCTGGCCCAGCAGGAAGCCAGTCTTAGGAAGTGCTCAGAGCTTCTAGAGAAGCTCATCAGTGACTACCATTTAGTGCTGTTTGCAAGCACACAGGCCATCGTGCAGGGGTACGCACCAGAGGCATCCAGGACAGCAGAGGCAGGCACGCCCTGGAGGCAGCGGCCAAGCACCGACGCCAGCTATAGCAAGCCATATCTTTGTAGGTCGTGGCAGAGGATGGTCACTCATAGAATGGTGTTTTCAAAAACAGACACTTTAAAGGACGACAAGCAAGTTTTCTCTATTGTTTCCTCCCACACCAAAAGCAAAATTACAAGCAGGTGTTCTTTTCTTATTACAGATGGCGGCGCCCAGTTTCTGTGACTTGGatcttttcaaacagaaaagactgggggaaggggaggggttgTTTATACTGGTTTCCTCTTGAAAGAGCTACTTGTCTCTTGCCAGTGACAGCCTGTTGTTTTGGGTTTATTTTTGATTGTGCAGTACTGTAAAATGCATCCAATTATCTACTTTCTTTGTTTGAATAATTAGCAGCAGTTTAAAGTTAGCAATTAAATAGAAAAatgtccacaggaaaaaaaagcGAAAGCGAATGTGCCTTTGAAAATGCCTTATATGTGAGCtagaattattaatttatttattttttgctgcttTTATCAGGCTTCTTCACACCATGTATAACAGGTATCACCACAGCAGAtagttctgttttgtttccctGTAAAGAataattttgtttgttaatacctGCCATTGTCCATGTCATTCTTTTGTGATTCATTATGTTGCAGGAAGTTACTTTCACCAGGTCCCATGTAGTCTATGTTGTGTACACACAAGCAGGGTTGGGGTGCATTCCTGAGACAGGCTCCGAggtaggacacacacacacacacacacacacacacacacacacacacacacacacacacacacacacacacatcaatagtATGATTTCATCTCTAAGCTAACTTAATAAATGCATGTTAGAATCCAAACAAGAGGCTACTTTTTTGTTCTTAGTGCAACACGCGCTGGTTAGATGTCAAGTGCTACTGTAACACACATGTATTGCAGCTTTTCTTTTACACACTTGAAGGTCTAGCTCAAAGAGCAATCGGCCATCTGATCACCAAACCATTGCTGCGGTCATTACTTctcaaacatacaaaataaaaatcaccaaGCTACAATTTTCAAGGAGTCGCCTGCAAATTGTATGAATAAAAACTGAATTTTATAAAGGGGTCTTTAAGTCTCAAGTCACCTATCCTtactctttttttctgcttgccagggctacttcccAGCAGTTGTCATTTATGCAGATATAATTGCTTGGGTAGCCTTTGTATTACTGGAAAGCTGTGCAAGGTTTAGACCTTGCAGAAGCCTTTATCTCAGACGTCTTGTGAACTTACCATTATAATCTCTTGACGATGGAGAGAGACTGGAGTTTATAAGCTTCAAGCAAACCCTGTTCTGACTGTTTATCTTCTACTGTATGTACAGAATGCAATGATGTCATTGATCTGTGCATTCTTACCTGCTACCAGTATACACTgttattacatttaaatgcaatAGCACATATGCTGTTTTATACACACAACAAAAATTCACACTTGTATGGCTTCCAGATGGGGACAGTGTGACTGGATGCACAGGGTCTGTCACCACAGGAGGCTCAAACCAACAATTTCAGACAGCCGGAAGTATAAACCATCCTTTAGAGGGCCTAGGTCTCCCAGTGCTGTCAAACAAGAGCCCTttcacatgccttttaaatccctTACAAGATGCAAAGAACACAGTGCACGGGTTGCACTAAGATGATAACGTGTGCCATTTTATTACTGCTTTCTgctggcaagaaaaaaaaaggttgtgaGTGTGCCACGCTTTATAAAAGTAAGATTTGTACTGCTACGAGTACAGCACTGGTAATAAGAGTGACACAGGCATCGTCTGGAAATAAGAGGGGTCTCAAATCACTTCAGTCACCTGTCCAGATGATTATTGAACCCCAGGGATCAATATCCCTGAAAACAGCATGTAGTGGAGCAGCTCATTCGTACATGTATGTCACGCAGACCGTGCGTCTTGCATTTTAACTTGGAATAGTGGCCATTCCTTTCACACTTACCTGAAGGGATTTAAATATTGGATGTGGTGATCTAGCATCTCTGCCAAACGTATTCCAGTAAACAgaactttatttacaaaatgaCCTGTGCATGGGGCCTCAGCTGGGATGTAGCTGTGGAGAGACATTTCATGAAAATCTCAATCCACATTGCAAAACTCACAAGTGCCTCTAACCTGTGCAATAGAAATCTGTCAAGAGCTTGCTGTCTCACGTTTTTTAATGCCCTTCGTAgttttttcaacattttcatGTACAGAAGAaatattgaatgtattatttctaCATGTTCAGGTCTAACACAAACACATCttctattagaacataagaacataagaaagtttacaaacgagaggaggccattcagcccatcttgctcgtttggttgttagtagcttattgatcccagaatctcatcaagcagcttcttgaaggatcccagggtgtcagcttcaacaacattactggggagttggttccataccctcacaattctctgtgtaaaaaagtgcctcctatcttctgttctgaatgcccctttatctaatctccatttgtgacccctggtccttgtttcttttttcaggtcaaaaaagtcctctgggtcggaATTGTctctacatacgacatgccttttaaacccaggataattctggtcgctcttctttgcactctttctagagcagcaatatcttttttgtaacgaggtgaccagaactgaaaaaaaacaacctcccCTGGTCCACCTcgaccaatcaatcaatcaatcaatcaaaacattTATCAGGGCTGCAAATGTGGCGCTATGCTGCTAGATTCTAGTGCCAGGGTACCttatagcgccagcaacattgGAGAGGTAACTTGTACCTCCTCAGTTTATTTGTAAACAGCAGCAGTGAATTTGCTTTCTGTCATGCATGCAACTTATGTAACATCATAAGCAGTTACATAAGTGTAGCGTTGGCTTCATTCCCCTAAGACGTGCATGCAGATGTTTAAAAGAGGAAGATATTTGTTATGACAGTACTGTAGTTAGGTATATCACCGCACACAGCAACAACAGCTAGACCTTCATCAGGCAGCCATTATTACACATTTGTACTCTAGATGCAGCATTTCTATCTGGAACGGCTcatctgtaaagcactttgtgttgtttttttaaacacatgggATCATTTTGTAATTGTCATGCCGTGGAGCTCAAACTATTCAGTGCACTTCCTGTATGTTAGCACTGCGTTGAGTCCTTTTCCATCTGCTTGTTTTAGAACTGATATTGGTTATGATGGTAACATTCAATCATTGACATTTGACAAAATGTGGTACATTTTGGGGTCCAAGTAACCAATACTATAAAATCTATACATTTACGGATAACGCAGCAGTAAGCATAACATCCTGACGTTTGCAATGATGCTAATTATACTTTTTCCCATGTGTTCGTCTCATTTATAAGCTTGTTTTAAGGGCTTCGCACCAAGAAAATAATGAATTGGTGCAAGTCGCTGATGTGAGAGCTGGAACAACCTCCCTTGGTCCACttcgatcaatcaatcaatcaatcaatcaatcaatcaaaacattTATCAGGGCTGCAAATGTGGCTCTATGCTGCTAGATTCTAATACCTAGGTACCttatagcgccagcaacattaaattcagGCAacccatagatgatgatagtttctcactgggtctggactactcacatgccCCCCCACACTCATCCACTAAAACACTAAAAACTCatggaagagtgtgtgtgtggtggggaggGGGCGGAGCTTGATTAGGCCAGGGTTTGATCATTTTGCatcagtaggctctctggtgctaaactttcaacacagtttagcaccaattttcaaaatgatttgcacccctgtttATTTATCCAGGTGAACCAATTgagaacacattattatttacaatgatgACTTAACAATAACAAGTAAAAAACACAGAATAAATCGTAAAACATCAAACTCAGGCAGGTAGAGATGTCAGTCAGCAGTGAGTCCTCCTGCTAAAAGCACTTGAGCTGAAATGAACCCAGTTTTAAATCCCCTGTGTGGTTAATATTAgtattgttaaaataaatttGTTTTTCTATTGTAAATCATTAATATTGGTAATCATTTGTTAAAAAGTACATTTGCTGTAACTTTAAAACAGCAGGAGACGATATTGTATTCTTTGTTGCGCAAGACCTCAGGAACAATGCATGTTTGCTACATAATATAGTAACATTTATCTCAAGTCATGGTATcattattataaatattgtaGCGGTGACGGCAGCACTGTTCAGTGGTTTGcattctcattgcttgtgttatcaggggggcaTGGCCCTGGATTGTGCACTGTGTGTTCtttctcattgcttgtgttatcaggggggcgtggccctggactgtgcactgtgtgtttgttctcattgcttgtgttatcagggggaTGTGGCCCTGGATTGTGCACGTGTGTGTTcattctcattgcttgtgttatcaggggggcgtggccctggattgtgcactgtgtgttcattctcattgcttgtgttatcaggggggtGTGGCCCTAGACTGTGCACTGTGTGTTCtttctcattgcttgtgttatcaggggggcaTGGCCTGGATTGTGCACTGTGTGTTcattctcattgcttgtgttatcaggggggcgtggccctgGATTGTGCACTGTGTGTTCtttctcattgcttgtgttatcaggtgggcatggcctggactgtgcactgtgtgttcgttctcattgcttgtgttatcaggggggtGTGGCCCTGGACTGTGCACTGTGTGTTCtttctcattgcttgtgttatcaggtGGGCATGGCCTGGATTGTGCACTGTGTGTTtgttctcattgcttgtgttatcaggtgggcgtggcctggactgtgcactgtgtgttcattctcattgcttgtgttatcaggtGGGCATGGCCTGGATTGTGCACTGTGTGTTtgttctcattgcttgtgttatcaggtg
This window encodes:
- the LOC117400688 gene encoding DNA repair protein XRCC2-like — encoded protein: MILLESTSIFILKAVFFFLFFISCKHKPLLVKTSILTDGCFLTGDVIEFHGAEGTGKTETLYHLVSRCILPTAAGGLEVEVLFIDTDSHFDMLRLVSILERRLPQSSEETVRQCLRRLFLVHCSSTIQLLLTLHYLENMLCTRPALCLLLMDSISAFYWIDRNSGGESLAQQEASLRKCSELLEKLISDYHLVLFASTQAIVQGYAPEASRTAEAGTPWRQRPSTDASYSKPYLCRSWQRMVTHRMVFSKTDTLKDDKQVFSIVSSHTKSKITSRCSFLITDGGAQFL